The Methylobacterium currus genome contains a region encoding:
- a CDS encoding DUF2125 domain-containing protein, with protein MNRPTTVGPTDDTPPSQSAGRGPGRGPGLRLGLFAPFALLLLLALVWSAGWFWLRGRAEGEIDAWFTREAQAGRQWTCADRSLTGFPFRFELRCTQLGFARSDVRFTTGPLVAVAQVYQPRHVILEATGPFRVQQGGLDADVTWSQLEASLHVTGDGFQRASLVANGLKGAVTGADPSPIDFTVGHLELHARPTPGRFATDGAVDLSARVLQAGLPLLDPVLGGPEPADIALDATVTRAAGLRTRTLAQELERWREAGGAVEIASLAAEKGSRRLRAQGVLALDDEHRPTGQLDVRTAGLEQVIAPLISEQIGARLGGDGAALIGNIVGQFLGGRRKEPAPGQGAPDPQGRPGEPPLKVLPTVRLTGGRVVVGPFAVPNVRLQPLY; from the coding sequence ATGAACAGGCCGACCACCGTTGGGCCGACCGACGACACGCCGCCGAGCCAGAGCGCGGGCCGAGGCCCGGGCCGCGGGCCCGGCCTGCGCCTCGGCCTGTTCGCGCCGTTCGCGCTGCTCCTGCTGCTGGCGCTGGTCTGGAGCGCGGGCTGGTTCTGGCTGCGGGGCAGGGCCGAGGGCGAGATCGATGCGTGGTTTACCCGCGAGGCGCAGGCCGGCCGGCAATGGACCTGCGCCGACCGCTCGCTGACCGGCTTCCCGTTCCGGTTCGAGCTGCGCTGCACGCAGCTCGGCTTCGCCCGCTCCGACGTGCGCTTCACCACCGGCCCGCTGGTGGCGGTGGCGCAGGTCTACCAGCCGCGCCACGTGATCCTGGAGGCGACCGGGCCGTTCCGCGTGCAGCAGGGCGGCCTCGACGCCGATGTGACCTGGAGTCAGCTGGAGGCGAGCCTGCACGTCACCGGCGACGGCTTCCAGCGCGCCTCCCTGGTGGCGAACGGGCTCAAGGGCGCCGTCACCGGCGCCGATCCCTCGCCGATCGACTTCACGGTCGGTCATCTCGAGTTGCACGCGCGGCCGACCCCGGGGCGTTTCGCCACCGACGGCGCCGTCGACCTGAGCGCCCGGGTGCTGCAGGCGGGCCTGCCGCTCCTCGATCCGGTGCTCGGCGGACCCGAGCCCGCCGACATCGCCCTCGACGCCACCGTGACCCGGGCCGCGGGGTTGCGCACCCGCACCCTGGCGCAGGAGCTGGAACGCTGGCGCGAGGCCGGCGGCGCGGTGGAGATCGCCAGCCTCGCCGCCGAGAAGGGCAGCCGGCGCCTGCGGGCGCAAGGCGTCCTCGCCCTCGACGACGAGCACCGGCCGACGGGCCAGCTCGACGTGCGCACCGCCGGCCTGGAGCAGGTGATCGCGCCGCTGATCAGCGAGCAGATCGGGGCGCGGCTCGGCGGCGACGGCGCGGCGCTGATCGGCAACATCGTCGGGCAGTTCCTCGGCGGGCGGCGCAAGGAGCCGGCGCCGGGCCAGGGCGCGCCAGATCCCCAAGGCCGGCCGGGCGAGCCGCCCCTGAAGGTCCTGCCGACCGTGCGGCTCACCGGCGGGCGCGTGGTCGTCGGGCCCTTCGCGGTGCCGAACGTCCGGTTGCAGCCGTTGTATTGA
- a CDS encoding serine hydrolase domain-containing protein, which produces MTDDLKDRADAILRRGVDQAPPLSGIVAMATDRARTLYAGAAGQRDGDAPMTTDTVLAIFSTTKAVTATAVLQLAEEGRLDLDAPASAYVPALDEIQVLEGFADDGSPRLRPPARAITTRMLLLHTAGFGYDIFNDAYARLLRESKRPGVTSGTRASLMTPLLFDPGESWEYGSNIDWAGQVVEAVTGQRLGAVMRERILSPLGMDSTGFALTPAMRSRLARMHQRGEDGALAVIAGFELPQEPEVEMGGHGLYSTAEDYLRFIRMWLNDGASPHGPVLRPETVAMAATNGLGPTLRIRALPGVKRHLSHDAEFFPGMPKSWGLSFMINDEAAPTGRSAGSLAWAGLANLYFWIDRTAGVGGFWGTQLFPFADPASVENFLEFETAVYRSLS; this is translated from the coding sequence ATGACGGACGATCTCAAGGACAGGGCCGACGCGATCCTGCGGCGCGGGGTGGATCAGGCCCCGCCCCTGTCGGGGATCGTCGCCATGGCGACTGACCGGGCGCGCACGCTCTATGCGGGCGCCGCCGGGCAGCGGGACGGGGACGCGCCGATGACCACCGACACGGTCCTGGCGATCTTCTCCACCACCAAGGCGGTCACCGCCACCGCGGTGCTCCAGCTCGCCGAGGAGGGCCGGCTCGACCTCGACGCGCCGGCCTCCGCCTACGTGCCCGCCCTCGACGAGATCCAGGTGCTCGAGGGCTTCGCCGACGACGGCTCCCCGCGCCTGCGCCCGCCGGCGCGCGCCATCACCACCCGGATGCTGCTGCTGCATACGGCCGGCTTCGGCTACGACATCTTCAACGACGCTTATGCCCGGCTGCTGCGCGAGAGCAAACGACCGGGCGTGACCAGCGGCACCCGCGCCTCGCTGATGACGCCGCTGCTGTTCGATCCCGGCGAGTCCTGGGAGTATGGCAGCAACATCGACTGGGCCGGCCAGGTGGTCGAGGCGGTGACGGGCCAGCGCCTCGGGGCCGTGATGCGGGAGCGGATCCTCTCGCCGCTGGGCATGGACTCGACCGGCTTCGCGCTGACGCCCGCGATGCGCAGCCGCCTCGCCCGGATGCATCAGCGGGGCGAGGACGGCGCCCTCGCGGTCATCGCCGGCTTCGAGCTGCCGCAGGAGCCCGAGGTCGAGATGGGCGGCCACGGGCTCTACTCGACCGCCGAGGATTACCTGCGCTTCATCCGGATGTGGCTCAACGACGGCGCCTCCCCGCACGGGCCGGTGCTGCGGCCGGAGACCGTCGCGATGGCGGCGACGAACGGCCTCGGGCCGACGCTCAGGATCCGCGCCCTGCCGGGGGTGAAGCGCCACCTCTCGCACGATGCCGAGTTCTTCCCCGGGATGCCGAAATCCTGGGGCTTGAGCTTCATGATCAACGACGAGGCGGCGCCGACCGGGCGCTCGGCCGGCTCGCTGGCCTGGGCGGGGCTCGCCAACCTGTATTTCTGGATCGACCGGACGGCCGGGGTCGGCGGGTTCTGGGGCACGCAGCTCTTCCCCTTCGCCGATCCGGCCTCGGTGGAGAACTTTTTGGAGTTCGAGACGGCGGTGTACCGGAGCCTGTCCTGA
- a CDS encoding universal stress protein: MKTLLVPVARHTLLDSVLDTAILTARRFGAGIEGFGLRPALAEYVPVDMVGGMTWVRDEETDLVEARDCGGLFTAAMERHGIARESADIGKNGPRWRWRPDAPPGDGFLAQHARLFNATVVGRPGSGEGAPRMTTLEAVLFESGRPLIIAPPLPPASIGETVVIAWNGSTETARAVAFASPFLRAASRIEVLGVDAGMVPGPSAEEMAAALNREGLSAQGRTLAAGRRTVGEIFLTEAEAIGCDLLIKGAYTQSRLRQMIFGGATSHILAHATMPVLMAH; this comes from the coding sequence ATGAAGACGCTCCTCGTTCCGGTCGCCCGCCACACCCTGCTCGATTCCGTCCTCGACACCGCCATCCTCACCGCCCGCCGCTTCGGCGCCGGCATCGAGGGGTTCGGCCTGCGCCCGGCGCTGGCCGAATACGTCCCCGTCGACATGGTCGGCGGCATGACCTGGGTGCGCGACGAGGAGACCGACCTCGTCGAGGCCCGCGATTGCGGCGGGCTGTTCACCGCCGCGATGGAGCGGCACGGCATCGCCCGCGAGAGCGCCGACATCGGAAAGAACGGTCCGCGCTGGCGCTGGCGGCCGGACGCGCCTCCCGGCGACGGGTTCCTGGCGCAGCACGCGCGGCTGTTCAACGCCACCGTCGTCGGCCGTCCCGGCAGCGGGGAGGGGGCGCCGCGCATGACGACCCTCGAGGCGGTGCTGTTCGAGAGCGGGCGCCCCCTGATCATCGCCCCGCCCCTGCCGCCGGCGAGCATCGGCGAGACCGTGGTGATCGCCTGGAACGGCTCGACCGAGACCGCCCGCGCGGTCGCCTTCGCGTCGCCGTTCCTGCGTGCCGCCTCCCGGATCGAGGTGCTGGGGGTCGATGCCGGGATGGTGCCGGGCCCGAGCGCCGAGGAGATGGCCGCCGCCCTCAACCGCGAGGGCCTGTCGGCGCAGGGGCGCACGCTCGCCGCCGGCCGCCGCACCGTGGGCGAGATCTTCCTGACCGAGGCCGAGGCGATCGGCTGCGACCTCCTGATCAAGGGCGCCTATACCCAGAGCCGGCTGCGCCAGATGATCTTCGGCGGCGCCACCAGCCACATCCTCGCCCACGCCACCATGCCGGTGCTGATGGCGCATTGA
- a CDS encoding MFS transporter, with the protein MNPTTHLALINVSVGDIQGGLGPFLGTWLAQSAQWGPSQVGLVTTIVGFATLALSGPLGALVDRLGRPRMLIAAACAAILVGTLLLLPARSFMTVLAAQFVAAAGGTLVVPAVTALTLGMVGKQAFPKQQGRNQAWNHVGILGAALAISFGTPLMGPSIAFWVLGGLSACAVVAALTTPKKAYNGRRAVGWKEDDPDDTPERSAILKVLSDRRLLILSAALALFNLANGSMLSLLGQKLVAAGQDGTGWTARYVIVAQAVMIPVALFAGSLADRRGRRQLLLVACAVLPARALLSAFLSDPYWLVLAEVLDGVASGVIGVAVPVVVADLTWGSGRTQTALGTVAAVQGVGGALSGWVGGLLALHLGWTWAFLALAAPAGLALVLALWLEETCAPGGRDGAGAACSEGEPPEPRRRAVEASAGP; encoded by the coding sequence ATGAATCCCACGACCCACCTCGCCCTGATCAACGTCTCCGTCGGCGACATCCAGGGCGGGCTCGGCCCCTTCCTCGGCACCTGGCTGGCGCAGTCCGCGCAATGGGGCCCGAGCCAGGTCGGCCTCGTCACCACCATCGTGGGCTTCGCGACGCTGGCCCTGAGCGGGCCACTCGGCGCGCTCGTCGACCGGCTCGGCCGGCCCCGGATGCTGATCGCGGCGGCCTGCGCGGCGATCCTCGTCGGCACCCTGCTGCTGCTGCCGGCCCGCTCGTTCATGACGGTGCTGGCCGCCCAGTTCGTCGCCGCGGCGGGCGGCACCCTGGTGGTGCCGGCGGTGACGGCGCTCACCCTCGGCATGGTCGGCAAGCAGGCCTTCCCGAAGCAGCAGGGCCGCAACCAGGCCTGGAACCATGTCGGCATCCTCGGCGCCGCCCTGGCGATCAGCTTCGGCACGCCGCTCATGGGCCCGAGCATCGCCTTCTGGGTGCTGGGCGGGCTCTCCGCCTGCGCCGTCGTGGCCGCTCTGACGACGCCGAAGAAGGCCTATAACGGCCGGCGCGCCGTCGGCTGGAAGGAGGACGATCCGGACGACACGCCGGAGCGCTCGGCCATCCTGAAGGTCCTGTCCGACCGGCGCCTGCTCATCCTCTCGGCGGCGCTGGCCCTGTTCAATCTCGCCAACGGCTCGATGCTGAGCCTGCTCGGCCAGAAGCTGGTGGCGGCGGGCCAGGACGGCACCGGCTGGACCGCCCGCTACGTCATCGTCGCGCAGGCGGTGATGATCCCGGTGGCGCTCTTCGCAGGCTCGCTCGCCGACCGGCGCGGCCGGCGCCAGCTCCTCCTCGTCGCCTGCGCGGTGCTGCCGGCCCGCGCCCTCCTGTCGGCCTTCCTGTCCGATCCGTACTGGCTCGTGCTCGCCGAGGTGCTGGACGGCGTCGCCTCGGGCGTCATCGGCGTCGCGGTGCCGGTGGTGGTGGCCGACCTCACCTGGGGCTCGGGCCGCACCCAGACGGCGCTCGGCACCGTCGCGGCGGTGCAGGGAGTGGGCGGCGCCCTCTCGGGCTGGGTCGGGGGCCTGCTGGCGCTCCATCTCGGCTGGACCTGGGCCTTCCTGGCGCTGGCGGCGCCCGCCGGCCTCGCCCTGGTGCTGGCCCTGTGGCTGGAGGAGACCTGCGCCCCCGGCGGCCGGGACGGCGCGGGTGCGGCGTGCAGCGAGGGTGAGCCGCCGGAGCCGCGGCGCAGAGCGGTCGAGGCCTCGGCCGGGCCTTGA
- a CDS encoding gamma-glutamylcyclotransferase has product MRAGEPSDLWVFGYGSLMWRPGFPFVERGPGRLRGYHRSLCVLSHVHRGTPERPGLVLGLDRGGSCRGMAFRVAAAEVASTLAYLREREQVTAVYVERVLGVTLDDGRRIEAVTYLVDRRHPQYAGRLPETELVRLVRQGLGRSGANPDYVRHTHDQLVAMGIPDPMLARLALACAVPSP; this is encoded by the coding sequence ATGCGGGCGGGCGAGCCGTCGGATCTCTGGGTGTTCGGCTACGGCTCGCTGATGTGGCGGCCGGGCTTCCCCTTCGTGGAGCGCGGGCCGGGTCGCCTGCGCGGCTATCACCGCTCGCTGTGCGTGCTGTCGCACGTCCATCGCGGCACGCCGGAGCGGCCGGGCCTGGTGCTCGGGCTCGATCGGGGCGGCTCCTGCCGCGGCATGGCGTTCCGGGTCGCGGCCGCGGAGGTCGCAAGCACGCTCGCCTACCTGCGCGAGCGCGAGCAGGTCACGGCGGTCTATGTCGAGCGGGTGCTCGGCGTCACCCTCGACGACGGGCGCCGGATCGAGGCGGTGACCTACCTCGTCGACCGCCGCCACCCGCAATATGCCGGCCGCCTGCCGGAGACCGAGCTGGTGCGGCTGGTGCGCCAGGGCCTCGGCCGCTCGGGCGCGAACCCGGACTATGTCCGCCACACCCACGACCAGCTCGTCGCCATGGGCATCCCCGACCCGATGCTCGCCCGCCTCGCCTTGGCCTGCGCGGTGCCGAGCCCTTGA
- a CDS encoding SgcJ/EcaC family oxidoreductase, whose amino-acid sequence MKTTMLAALAAGTMMLGPVPARAEATQCAAVTERQIEGLFDRWNTSLATLDPAKVTANYAPDAVLLPTVSNTPRTDRAMIQDYFVHFLEKHPQGIINTHTIKIGCNIATDVGTYTFLVDGKNPGEHVVVPARYSFVYVLRDGEWVIAHHHSSAMPEPVVTATAAAKEH is encoded by the coding sequence ATGAAGACGACGATGCTCGCGGCTCTGGCCGCCGGGACCATGATGCTTGGCCCCGTGCCGGCGCGGGCCGAGGCGACGCAATGCGCCGCGGTGACCGAGCGCCAGATCGAGGGCCTGTTCGACCGCTGGAACACGTCGCTGGCGACGCTCGACCCGGCGAAGGTCACGGCGAATTATGCGCCCGACGCCGTGCTACTGCCGACGGTGTCCAACACGCCGCGCACCGACCGGGCGATGATCCAGGACTACTTCGTGCACTTCCTGGAGAAGCACCCGCAGGGCATCATCAATACGCACACGATCAAGATCGGCTGCAACATCGCGACCGATGTCGGCACCTACACCTTCCTGGTCGACGGGAAGAACCCGGGCGAGCACGTGGTGGTGCCGGCGCGCTACAGCTTCGTCTACGTGCTGCGGGACGGCGAATGGGTGATCGCGCACCACCATTCCTCGGCGATGCCGGAGCCGGTCGTCACCGCCACCGCCGCCGCCAAGGAGCATTGA
- a CDS encoding aminopeptidase P family protein, with translation MSQTARFQSFEDPSHREGAARIAALRAAMARRGFAGFVVPRADEHQSEYVPANAERLAWLTGFTGSAGTAVVLADKAALVVDGRYTLQAAEQVDTGLVTPVPLAETSVEAWIEANLPAGGVLAYDPWLHTPDGLARLERAATAAGGRVEPTALNLVDLVWIDRPAAPRAPVVPHPESLAGEAASMKLGRVREALAKARLDALVVSDPHNLAWAFNLRGGDVAHTPLPLGYAVIPRQGAPRLFLDAGKVTDEAAQALDGLAERDEPGALPAALDGLGAAKARVRVDAATGAVALGRRITAAGGTLDVGPDPITAMKAVKNAAEIAGARAAHLRDGAAVTRFLAWLAREAPGGAVSEIDAVVRLEAFRAESNSLREISFPTISGSGPNGAIVHYRVTRGTDRRVRLSELFLIDSGAQYGDGTTDITRTVAVGPPSPEMRDRFTRVLKGHIAIATAVFPRGTTGAQIDAFARRPLWEAGLDFDHGTGHGVGAFLSVHEGPQRIAKTGTVALQPGMIVSNEPGYYKTHAFGIRIENLVLVEERHITGAERPMLGFETLTLAPIDLALVVPELLSPDETAWLDAYHARVRGALSDLVDPQTRDWLIAATRPVASFAQGPSQLPAV, from the coding sequence ATGAGCCAGACCGCCCGCTTCCAGAGCTTCGAGGACCCCAGCCACCGGGAGGGCGCGGCGCGGATCGCCGCGCTCCGGGCGGCGATGGCGCGGAGGGGCTTCGCCGGCTTCGTGGTGCCGCGGGCCGACGAGCACCAGTCGGAATACGTGCCCGCCAACGCCGAGCGGCTGGCCTGGCTCACCGGCTTCACCGGCTCGGCCGGGACGGCGGTCGTGCTCGCCGACAAGGCCGCCCTGGTGGTGGACGGGCGCTACACCCTCCAGGCCGCCGAGCAGGTCGATACCGGACTCGTCACCCCCGTGCCCTTGGCCGAGACCAGCGTCGAGGCCTGGATCGAGGCCAATCTGCCGGCGGGCGGGGTGCTGGCCTACGATCCCTGGCTGCACACCCCGGACGGGCTCGCCCGGCTGGAACGCGCCGCCACGGCGGCGGGCGGGCGCGTCGAGCCGACCGCCCTCAACCTCGTCGACCTCGTCTGGATCGACCGCCCGGCCGCCCCGCGCGCGCCGGTGGTGCCGCATCCGGAGAGCCTGGCAGGCGAGGCGGCGTCCATGAAGCTCGGGCGGGTGCGCGAGGCCCTGGCGAAGGCGCGGCTCGACGCGCTGGTCGTCTCGGACCCGCACAACCTCGCCTGGGCGTTCAACCTGCGCGGCGGCGACGTGGCCCACACCCCCCTGCCCCTCGGCTACGCGGTGATTCCGCGGCAGGGCGCCCCGCGCCTCTTCCTCGACGCCGGGAAGGTGACGGACGAGGCCGCCCAGGCCCTCGACGGCCTCGCCGAGCGGGACGAGCCGGGCGCCCTGCCCGCCGCACTCGATGGCTTGGGCGCCGCCAAGGCCCGGGTGCGGGTCGATGCCGCCACCGGCGCCGTGGCGCTCGGCCGGCGGATCACCGCGGCCGGCGGCACGCTCGATGTCGGGCCCGACCCGATCACCGCCATGAAGGCGGTGAAGAACGCGGCCGAGATCGCCGGCGCCCGCGCCGCGCATCTCCGCGACGGCGCCGCGGTGACCCGCTTCCTCGCCTGGCTCGCCCGGGAGGCCCCGGGCGGGGCGGTGTCGGAGATCGACGCGGTGGTGCGGCTCGAGGCGTTCCGGGCCGAGTCCAATTCCTTGCGCGAGATCTCCTTCCCGACCATCTCGGGATCCGGGCCGAACGGCGCCATCGTGCATTACCGCGTCACGCGCGGCACCGACCGGCGGGTGCGCCTGAGCGAGCTGTTCCTGATCGATTCCGGTGCGCAATACGGCGACGGCACCACCGACATCACCCGCACGGTGGCGGTCGGCCCCCCGAGCCCGGAGATGCGCGACCGCTTCACCCGCGTGCTGAAGGGCCATATCGCCATCGCCACCGCGGTCTTTCCCCGCGGCACCACGGGGGCGCAGATCGACGCCTTCGCCCGCCGCCCGCTCTGGGAGGCCGGCCTCGACTTCGACCACGGCACCGGCCACGGCGTCGGCGCCTTCCTGTCGGTGCACGAGGGCCCGCAGCGCATCGCCAAGACCGGAACGGTGGCGCTCCAGCCCGGGATGATCGTCTCGAACGAGCCGGGCTACTACAAGACTCACGCCTTCGGCATCCGGATCGAGAACCTGGTCCTGGTCGAGGAGCGGCACATCACCGGCGCCGAGCGCCCGATGCTGGGCTTCGAGACCCTGACGCTCGCGCCGATCGACCTGGCGCTGGTGGTGCCGGAGCTGCTCAGCCCGGACGAGACCGCCTGGCTCGACGCCTACCACGCCCGGGTGCGCGGGGCGCTGTCGGACCTCGTCGATCCGCAGACCCGCGACTGGCTGATCGCGGCGACGCGGCCGGTCGCGTCCTTCGCGCAAGGTCCGTCGCAACTCCCCGCCGTGTGA